GGTGATGCCCCGGGGACCCCTTTCAGCATAGACACAGGAGTCCCTCCATCCCCGCGGTTCCTCCATTGCCCCCCAGCATGGGTGACCCACTGGCCACGACCCCCTTTAATGTGGGCACGGGGGTCCCTCCATCTCTGGTCCTTCCATTCCCCCTCCAGCATGGGGGACCCTTTGCCTGGGACCCCCCTTTAACATGGACTCAGGGAGTCCCTCCATCCCTGGTGCCCCTCCCTCCTGGGATGCAAggtccccccccttccctctggGGATGCTCCACCTTGATGTAGGCACCGGGGTAGATCTTGTGCACAGCATCCCCGGGGGCCCTCCCGGCTTCCCGGTCCAAGTAGTAGCTCTGCACGAAGATGGCGTGGTCGCTCAGGCACCGCATCCACACATCGCCCTCGCCCCGGCACTCCAGCTGCACGCCCTTCCCGATGTGCAGCCTGTCCCGCAGAGACCATCAGGACCAGCACACCCCTGGAGCATCCCCTGGCTGCCCCCAAAATCTCCCAGTAGCCTCCTATATCCCCCCACCTGCTCCGTACATCCTTCATTTGCCCTCTATATCCCCCTTCTGTCCTGTACATTACCCATTTCCCTCCCTATATGCCCCCACTCTGCCCCACGATCCTCCAGTTGCCCACCATATGCCCCCACCTGCCCTGTATATCCATTTGCCCCCTACATCCCCCTTCCACCCCATCATCCCCCAGCTGCCCCCTGTATCACCCTTCTGCCCCGTACATCACATCACCCTTCTGCCCCATACATCACCCCTGCACCCTCATACACCCTTttgccccccacctcccacccccacaTTGCCCTCCCCATTTACCCCATCCATTCCTTCATCCCCCATCCATGCCTGCATCCCCCAGCTacctccccctccttttccccccatcctgccccacacCTACCCTCCAACCCCCCACCTTGACATTGCCCTGTCCCCCCcttctgcccccccaccccaccgggCCCGCTCGCTGGCGTTGGTGCGGTGCACATTGGAGAGCTGCCCCAGGCAGAAGCGGTCCCCCCCCGAGGGGTCCACATAACCGTCCACGATGACCACGGGGCAGCTGGATGGCACCTTGAAGATCTCCCCCACCTGCACATCCATCTCAAAGTAGGCAATGGAGCACCAAAACTCTGGCCCTGGAGGGGGAACACACATGGTCATGGGGCGGTCAGGGCTCCCATAGCTCATGGAGGGGGTGATCATTGGGGTGCTAATTAGGGTGGGGGACACTTACCCGGGTGGGTAGACACTGGTTGCTGGTACGGCCCGGAGGTATGGTGTGGgggccctggggagggggcagagatGGGGTCAGTGCAGCGAAGGTGAGGACCTTGCAGatgacccccagccccccattCCCCCCCAAACCTACAGTAGTGGTTGGGGTGGTGGAATGCGGGCTGCGGATGGTTCTGGCTGCTGGGCTGCGGCGGGGGGGTGGGCTGCGGCCCCCCCAGGCTCGGTGCATAGACAGCTGCACCAGTCCAGCTTGTCGGTGAACCTGGGGCAGGAGAGAGGGTGGCCAGGTGGGGGTGTCCCCATGCGAGACCCTTGCCGAGCCAGGGGACACGGGGTGTCCCTGGTACTCACCGTGGTAGGGCAGCTTGGGGTAGCCGTTCTGCAGGGGGGGCTGTGCCAGGGCGACCGGGGGCGGTGTGGGGCAGGTGATCTGCAGCAGCCCCTCGCCGTGGGGCAGTGAGAGCACGGAGCTGCTGGGGGCCACTGTGGGGGAGACACACGGTGGGGGGGGTGTCGACTGCCCCAAACCCTTCCTCAGGGATGCGGACAGGGGTTTAACAGGGTCTTACCTGGGGGTGACATGGGCAGCGCAGGGTAGGCGCTCCCAGGGACGTGGGGGGACTCAGGGAGCTGCAGGCGGGGCAGTGGCTGGCGGTATGGCTCAGCGGGGGGCAGACACGGCACCCGCTTAGCCCCCTGCTCCCGGCTGGGCGGCACCTCCATCTGCACACAGTCATGGACAAACTCCTCCTTCACCAGGCGcgtggggggcactggggagcgggggggacacacaccggAGACCATGGGGGGCACGGGGACCCACTGTGGGGGGGGATGCTGGCTCCGGGGGTGCTCCCCACCGGCCCTGTGCCAGGGTCTCACCTGTGCTCTGGATGCCCAGACCTGCCAGGGAGagatgtgtgtgggggggtgttatgGGTGCTGGTGACAGAAGTGGGATGGCTCCCCCCCCAACCCGGGGGGGTCCTGGCGGTGGGACTGGCTCACCGATGGTGGGGGCCACCACGCGCTCGTAGTGGTAAGGGTTGACGCAGACGCTGTCGTACTTGAGGTCGAAGGCAAATTGGCAGAATTTGATGTGTTTCAGCTCGTTTTTGTGTAGGTCAGGCCAGCGCCAGAGCCTGGCATAGATGACGTGGGGGAACCCCTTCCTGCCAGCCACCTGCGGGGTGGAGGGACAGGACAGGGACACTGAGGCGATGAGGTGGGTGTGTGGGCATagtccctccccacctcccaggCTGACTGCATCCAGCTCAGATACTGGACCCACCCAGCATCCCGCACTCTGCCAGCGCAAAGGCTGGCGCCAGGCCGGGACCCCATGGCGGCCGGGGGCCAGGGGGCTCCCCCTGCGCGTCCCGGCTCCAGACATAACAACCCCCGCCCGCTCCGGGCTCCCAGGCTGCCAGACAGTGACTCATCCTGGGAAGGAGGGGCAGAGTCGCCGGGGGGATGCCAGCGCCGAGAGGGGGGACGACTGCGGGCAGGGGGCAACACTGCCTGCGGCTGCTCCTGCCTCGATGCATCTGACCTGGTGAGGTGGGGACttctgcctgtccctgtcccccccatcTCCGCTGCAGCCGTGGCCCCGTGGCACCTGTGGTGGGTGGGTGTGAGCCCAGACACTTAAGTCAGCGTGGCTCCCAGCTCGGAGCCGCAGGCTCAATGTGGCTGGGGTCCCCCCTGCCAGGGTCCCCCCAGTTCGAGGAGGGTTGGGGGGTCTCGGGGGCCATGGGGCACCCCAACACTCAGGTCCTCCCAGCTCAGGGATGGCTGTGAGGCGCAGGGCTGCCGAGGCACCCAGGCACCTGGCTCCCAGTGCGGCAGGGTTACCTGGAGCCGCCCGTCCAAGGTGCGCTGGATGGTGACGCACTTGCTGGGGTGGGCACCGTTGGTGGTGATGGCGGCGATGAGCGAGTCAAGCTCGTCCTTCTTCTCCTTGAGCTTCTTGACGAGGCTCTCAATGGCCCGCTTGGCAAAGGTCTCGTTCTCCCCGCCCTGCCGGTGGCACATCAGGCTGTGCACGATGCTCAGGCAGGCGTCGCTGCTTGTGGGCGCGCCAAGGGACATTGCGCTGCTCCCCTGCAAGGCACGGCCCTGCCTGTCACCCTGCAGTAGGGGACCTGCTGTCCCCCCTGCCCTCGCCTGCACAGCCGCTATAGCACTGGGCCACCAAGTTGGGGGTTAAGCACTGTACAGGGTGCTGGAGCCCACGGGGCAGATAAGGGGCGGTCGGTGCTAGCAAGAGGGACATGTGGCCCCTGTGTGGCACTGGGGATGTGGCAGCCCCCCCAAAATGGCATGTGGCAGACAAAAAGGATGCAGGACGAAGCCGTATGTCACCTTGAAGCAGGGGGCCAGCCTGGATGCCTGAGGGTTCCACGTTCTGTGTCTGGGGTGGGAAGAGGCACAGGGGTTACAGTGATACCGGGACATCTGGGGTGTCCCGAGCTCCCTGCAGTCCCTGGCTCCtacagcagcagagccagagctgggcCACGGCATCAGGCTCCGCACTGTGTACAGGTATGGGGACACCAGCCGTGTCACACCAACGGCCTGGCAGGGAGGCACACCTGTGTGTGTGCAGCGTGCAAGGGTGCCTGTGTGCGTGCAAGCACTTGTTCTGGGCTGGGGTGATGGGACACGTGCTCTGCGCTGCCTGTCCCATCACAGGCACAGGGGCCAGACTAAACAGAGCCCCAGCTTGGCGCCGCTCCTTAACCCCTCACTCGCTGCTGGGCTTCTCcctttcctgcctcccctgccagACTGTGTACATGCCAAGAGCTGCATGCATACGCACACGTGCCGGGGCCCTGTGAGCATCCCCATCCCGGCCGTGGCTGTGCCAGGGCTCTGTGCCCACTGCGGTGCTGCTGCAGCGGGGTCCTGGTTCTGCGTCACGGTGGGTACAAAGCTCCAGGGCCTGGGAAAAACCTTTGGCCGGCGGCAGACAAAACAAACTGTCAGCCCCTGCTCTGCGCCGCTTATCCGCGGGATGAGAGGCAGGCTGTCCTGCCAGCGCCCTGCCTGCTTGTCTCCCCCCCATGCAGGCACAGGGCCATGGCTCCCCTCTTGCTGGAGCGATGCTGCCGGCCAGGCTCCTCTGGCTCGAGATAAGCCAGATGCTGTTGGCCATGGGGACACCTTCAGGGATGCTGGAGGGGTCCCGTGGAGCTCCCTGTGGCTGGGGCACAAGCCTGAGCACCACACCAGGCTATGGGGTTCACCCTGTGGGTGCTAACGCAGCCTGGGGCACCCGTCCTGGGGATGCCCGGTGCTGCCCTGATGCTGATACTCCTGCCTGCTATCGGCCAGCCTGCTCCTCTCCAGGGGTCCTGCCTGCCTGGCATGCTCTGCCTCAGAGCTCAATTTTGAGGCCAAAGGAGGTGAAAGAGGATGTCAGGGACTCTGTGAGCAAGGGCTGTCCAGGATTGCCCTCGAGGGAGCATCTAGGGGCCCCGGCATCAGTCCTGGTTCCCCCCAGCTCTGGTGGCTGGACCCCAAGGCCAATGCTGGCTGGACCCCAAGGCCAATGCTGGCTGCTCCAGCAAAGATTCAAAGGGCCAAGGCCATCTCCAGCCCCATCTGAAACTCAGCCCAGTCTGGTTTGAGGGAAACTGGGGTGAGCACGGGCTAGAGACAGCTTCTCCCTGGCTCCAGATCCCCCCGGCGATGTGACGGCCGGGAGTGCTCACTGGCTCTCAGAGAGGATGGCTGTCCCTGTCGCACCACAGACAGAGCGGACCCCAAAAGGCCCCTCCTGCCCCGGCATCAGAGCGAACCAGAGGAATAATGAGGCGCCTCATCGCCCCACTCCAGATGGAAAGTGACATTTCTGTGCGAGTCTTTTGTCCCAGCAGAGGGTATGTGGCTGGGGGCTTTTCACAAACCTGTCAgggctcctcctgcagcagcacggGGCTGGGATCAAggtctcccctcctccccaccctgcatCGCTCCTGCCCTAAAAATACCTCGCTGATCCCGTAGCCCAAGCCCCAAAACTGGAGCCAGCCTCGTACCCCAGCTCGGGAGGGGGACAGGCAGCGTGGGGTGGAGGGaagccagctcctgcagcccctgcacgGACAGGGTCCCTGGCCTAATCTCCTTGGCTCTAGGGCTGCTAACTTTGCTCCCAGATAATCTCAAGGGCAGGGACAAAGGGACTGACGGGTGCCTCAGTGGGGATTTCATTCCTGTCTGCGCCTTCCCGGTGCCAGCCTGGCTTctgtccccccagcccagctccggCTCCCCGTACTGGAAGCCTTGGCTCACAGAAGGAAGCCGAGGAGGGAAGCAGGAGGGATGCCCTGGAAAAGTGAGTGCCAAGGGGCCATTGCCACCACATCCCAACTCGCAAGACttcacagtgcagcagcccaccTCCGTCCTCAGGTCACCCGCAGGCTGAAAACGGGTGTTTTCCTCGTTTTGGTGCAGCGTTGGAGCAGGGTTTGGGGCTATCGGTGGGAGGAAAGCGGGGAGAAGCGCAGAGGGGCTGCCTGAGTGGGTGGAGGTCCTTGTGCCCCTGTGAACTGCCCGGCCCCGGCAGTGCAGCACGGCTGTTTAACGGAGGCGGCTGCGCTGCCAGCgaggggctgggggatgctgcagcaggcagatggGGTCGGCAGAGAGGGGCGACAGGCTCGGCTTGAGGCTTCGAGGAGGGGACAAGAGCAGGGACGCCTGTGGGACTCGGGGTACAGAGGGGCTGGGGCCgatgtggggcagggagggagagggagcatgCACCGGGACCGGGGCTGGCTACTCACCGCCACTGCCCGGCTCCCTTCACTCGGGCCCCGGCTCCCGTTGCATCTCCTCCGGCTGCCTGCAGCccgctgcccgcagccctgcccgctcctgccgcCGCTTCGCAACTTGTTTGCTACAGTAACAAAAGGGAGAAGCCGGAGCGCGTGAGGCGCTGGTGCGTCGCAGCCAATAGCAAACGTCgtgacagcctgccgtctcctcACCAACCAATAACAGCTGAGCTTCCACCCCGGGCGGGGCGACCGTCTGCGTCCAGACGGACCCATAAtcgcccccccgctccccgccccggcgccTGCCCGCCGCCCGACCGGGGCTCAGGGCCCAGCCGGGGCCGGCTCCCCCCACAAACGTTGCAGGGAAGGAGGCATGAGCTGGTGGATGCAGAACCTGCAGGAAAAGCCATGGCAGCCTCAGCATCCTCGGCCCAGGGGCCTTTGtacagcacaggcaggcaggcagggcagatCCTGCCTGCGGAGGCAGCAAGCTGCCCCTGACCGCTCCCAGAGTTTCCCCATTCCAAGGCAGCTGAGGTCCAACTCCTCTCACACCTGACAACACGACCTTCCCTCGGctcccttctgcccccccccccccccaagttaaaTTTACCCCAGGgcacagcagagcaggagcagaaaaaccccatttccgggggggggggaaccaaacacCAAAAAGACCACCCGGAGTCCATATtgcttttataattatttctcctttgttaCAACAAACCAGAAATACAAGATTCCATTGAAACTGGAACAGCTCACAGAATGGCTGAACTGAAAACTTgagggggcggggtgggggggggggagaaacagaCCCCTTCCCAAACCTGTCCAGGGTAAGTGCAGGCAGTTGGTCTGAGCAGAGGAGGCAGTTTTGGTTACACCAAAAGGTAACAGATGAATTTTGGACCCCGTTTTTTAGAAGAGACAGTTCTACCACGCTTGGCCATCACAGCTGTAATTTTATGTTCCTGCTTCCAATTCCTTTAAACAAACACTTGTTTTCTTGCAGATATAGAAACCACTGGTGCCATCTGTTCAACACAATGCAAAAGAAATTCAAACTTCAcctaaaaacaacaacaacaaaaaagccaaaccaacaaAGTTTTCAACCTAGGAAGTGCTCCGCACTAGGCATTAACAGAACACTGGCTACCAACAAAAGAAGTAGTTTTGGTGTGAAACGAGATTGGCATGTCTACAAGGAGCACTACAACTAAAC
Above is a genomic segment from Harpia harpyja isolate bHarHar1 chromosome 9, bHarHar1 primary haplotype, whole genome shotgun sequence containing:
- the LOC128145962 gene encoding mothers against decapentaplegic homolog 4-like isoform X1, which encodes MGPSGRRRSPRPGWKLSCYWLVRRRQAVTTFAIGCDAPAPHALRLLPFVTVANKLRSGGRSGQGCGQRAAGSRRRCNGSRGPSEGSRAVAGSSAMSLGAPTSSDACLSIVHSLMCHRQGGENETFAKRAIESLVKKLKEKKDELDSLIAAITTNGAHPSKCVTIQRTLDGRLQVAGRKGFPHVIYARLWRWPDLHKNELKHIKFCQFAFDLKYDSVCVNPYHYERVVAPTIGLGIQSTVPPTRLVKEEFVHDCVQMEVPPSREQGAKRVPCLPPAEPYRQPLPRLQLPESPHVPGSAYPALPMSPPVAPSSSVLSLPHGEGLLQITCPTPPPVALAQPPLQNGYPKLPYHGSPTSWTGAAVYAPSLGGPQPTPPPQPSSQNHPQPAFHHPNHYWPPHHTSGPYQQPVSTHPGPEFWCSIAYFEMDVQVGEIFKVPSSCPVVIVDGYVDPSGGDRFCLGQLSNVHRTNASERARLHIGKGVQLECRGEGDVWMRCLSDHAIFVQSYYLDREAGRAPGDAVHKIYPGAYIKVFDLRQCHRQMQQQAATAQAAAAAQAAAVAGNIPGPGSVGGIAPAVGLSAAAGIGVDDLRRLCILRLSFVKGWGPDYPRQSIKHTPCWIEVHLHRALQLLDEVLHTMPAAEPSPLR
- the LOC128145962 gene encoding mothers against decapentaplegic homolog 4-like isoform X2 → MGPSGRRRSPRPGWKLSCYWLVRRRQAVTTFAIGCDAPAPHALRLLPFVTVANKLRSGGRSGQGCGQRAAGSRRRCNGSRGPSEGSRAVAGSSAMSLGAPTSSDACLSIVHSLMCHRQGGENETFAKRAIESLVKKLKEKKDELDSLIAAITTNGAHPSKCVTIQRTLDGRLQVAGRKGFPHVIYARLWRWPDLHKNELKHIKFCQFAFDLKYDSVCVNPYHYERVVAPTIGLGIQSTVPPTRLVKEEFVHDCVQMEVPPSREQGAKRVPCLPPAEPYRQPLPRLQLPESPHVPGSAYPALPMSPPVAPSSSVLSLPHGEGLLQITCPTPPPVALAQPPLQNGYPKLPYHGPPHHTSGPYQQPVSTHPGPEFWCSIAYFEMDVQVGEIFKVPSSCPVVIVDGYVDPSGGDRFCLGQLSNVHRTNASERARLHIGKGVQLECRGEGDVWMRCLSDHAIFVQSYYLDREAGRAPGDAVHKIYPGAYIKVFDLRQCHRQMQQQAATAQAAAAAQAAAVAGNIPGPGSVGGIAPAVGLSAAAGIGVDDLRRLCILRLSFVKGWGPDYPRQSIKHTPCWIEVHLHRALQLLDEVLHTMPAAEPSPLR
- the LOC128145962 gene encoding mothers against decapentaplegic homolog 4-like isoform X3 codes for the protein MGPSGRRRSPRPGWKLSCYWLVRRRQAVTTFAIGCDAPAPHALRLLPFVTVANKLRSGGRSGQGCGQRAAGSRRRCNGSRGPSEGSRAVAGSSAMSLGAPTSSDACLSIVHSLMCHRQGGENETFAKRAIESLVKKLKEKKDELDSLIAAITTNGAHPSKCVTIQRTLDGRLQVAGRKGFPHVIYARLWRWPDLHKNELKHIKFCQFAFDLKYDSVCVNPYHYERVVAPTIGLGIQSTVPPTRLVKEEFVHDCVQMEVPPSREQGAKRVPCLPPAEPYRQPLPRLQLPESPHVPGSAYPALPMSPPGPPHHTSGPYQQPVSTHPGPEFWCSIAYFEMDVQVGEIFKVPSSCPVVIVDGYVDPSGGDRFCLGQLSNVHRTNASERARLHIGKGVQLECRGEGDVWMRCLSDHAIFVQSYYLDREAGRAPGDAVHKIYPGAYIKVFDLRQCHRQMQQQAATAQAAAAAQAAAVAGNIPGPGSVGGIAPAVGLSAAAGIGVDDLRRLCILRLSFVKGWGPDYPRQSIKHTPCWIEVHLHRALQLLDEVLHTMPAAEPSPLR